From Methanosarcina lacustris Z-7289, one genomic window encodes:
- a CDS encoding TrmB family transcriptional regulator, giving the protein MQKKRLLQDIGLNAYEAAAYLTILKLGVSEASAICKDSDVPYGKVYTVLESLSKKGFVEVQASRPKKFRAIDPDAALDVFFEIRKSEIEKEVDILKGSVKEAKNALKAVPSQKRKDEVFWTTAITESEIRKFAFSIYGEVKKSIYVIPPTIGMPVVICLIPEILKAIDRGVKIRLLISPRFMYLFSVFSRQEEEAFSKLKNGLKIRLVQNFNSYFGVVDESVVVLFQPHPKDKDRILSVVKIWDAGFAKNLGEEFELLWNSGEELDLEKRVEE; this is encoded by the coding sequence ATGCAAAAGAAACGGCTTCTTCAGGACATCGGGCTGAATGCTTATGAAGCAGCTGCTTATCTCACTATCCTGAAGCTCGGAGTTTCAGAAGCAAGTGCTATTTGCAAGGACTCAGATGTGCCCTATGGGAAGGTATACACCGTCCTTGAGTCTCTTTCAAAAAAAGGGTTTGTAGAAGTCCAGGCATCAAGACCTAAAAAGTTCAGGGCAATTGATCCTGACGCGGCTCTAGACGTCTTTTTTGAGATCCGGAAATCCGAGATTGAAAAGGAAGTTGATATTTTAAAAGGTTCTGTCAAAGAGGCAAAAAATGCGTTGAAAGCCGTGCCTTCGCAGAAGCGAAAAGATGAGGTTTTCTGGACTACTGCAATAACAGAATCCGAAATCAGAAAATTTGCTTTTTCCATCTATGGAGAAGTAAAAAAGTCCATCTATGTAATCCCCCCTACCATCGGGATGCCCGTTGTAATCTGCCTGATACCTGAAATTCTAAAAGCCATTGACCGGGGAGTTAAAATCAGGCTGCTCATTTCCCCTCGATTTATGTATCTCTTTTCCGTGTTTTCAAGGCAGGAAGAGGAAGCTTTCAGTAAACTGAAAAATGGACTGAAGATAAGACTTGTCCAGAACTTTAACTCTTATTTTGGAGTTGTCGACGAAAGTGTTGTGGTCCTGTTCCAACCCCACCCAAAGGATAAGGACCGTATCCTTTCGGTTGTGAAAATATGGGATGCAGGGTTTGCAAAAAATCTCGGGGAGGAGTTTGAACTCCTGTGGAACAGTGGAGAAGAGCTTGACCTCGAAAAGAGAGTAGAGGAATGA
- a CDS encoding nitrite/sulfite reductase domain-containing protein — protein sequence MKDNLPEKGAIVQRDRETYAIAPHIPGGVVDPETLIKIAEVAKKYGAAALKMTSAQRIAIVGLKEEDLDNAWADLGIKPGAAIGLCVRSVKMCPGTTFCKQAKQDSLGLGLKLDEKYHGMPMPSKLKMGVCGCPNSCAEPAIKDIGIMGTAKGYNLMVGGSAAASPRLADVVAKALSEDEVLAAVDRIITFYKNSGTKKRLGKFIEDTGLDEFKKQVGL from the coding sequence GTGAAAGACAATTTACCCGAAAAAGGTGCAATCGTTCAGAGAGACCGTGAGACATACGCAATAGCTCCCCACATTCCAGGAGGAGTTGTAGACCCGGAGACTCTCATAAAAATCGCTGAAGTTGCAAAAAAGTATGGAGCAGCTGCCCTGAAGATGACCTCTGCTCAGAGAATTGCAATTGTAGGTCTTAAAGAAGAAGACCTTGACAATGCCTGGGCTGACCTTGGCATAAAGCCCGGTGCAGCAATAGGGCTCTGCGTAAGAAGTGTTAAAATGTGCCCGGGGACGACTTTCTGCAAGCAAGCTAAACAGGACTCACTGGGTCTGGGCCTCAAACTGGATGAGAAATATCACGGGATGCCCATGCCTTCAAAACTGAAAATGGGCGTTTGTGGGTGCCCTAACTCATGCGCTGAGCCTGCTATCAAGGATATAGGGATAATGGGTACAGCAAAAGGGTATAACCTTATGGTTGGAGGCTCTGCTGCCGCATCTCCCAGGCTTGCGGATGTCGTGGCAAAGGCACTTTCTGAAGATGAGGTTCTCGCAGCCGTGGACAGAATCATAACCTTCTACAAAAACTCTGGCACAAAAAAGAGGCTGGGAAAATTCATTGAGGATACCGGTCTTGATGAATTCAAAAAGCAGGTTGGACTCTAA
- a CDS encoding winged helix-turn-helix transcriptional regulator, translating into MKDCTVYKTMNIIGKRWTIHILLELHKGEKKEKRFNELKRKLGSITPKILSERLTELEAEGMIMKNIDESTNPPKSEYYLTESGRDFVKIIQGIKRWGLKWKFQNEECEKAICKYCDV; encoded by the coding sequence ATGAAAGACTGCACAGTCTACAAGACGATGAATATTATAGGGAAACGCTGGACCATCCATATCCTCCTTGAGCTGCACAAAGGGGAAAAGAAAGAAAAGCGCTTCAATGAGCTGAAACGAAAGCTGGGGTCCATAACTCCGAAAATCCTTTCGGAAAGGCTAACCGAACTTGAAGCAGAAGGTATGATCATGAAGAATATTGACGAGTCCACAAATCCCCCAAAATCCGAGTATTACCTTACAGAAAGCGGAAGGGATTTTGTAAAGATCATACAGGGGATAAAAAGGTGGGGGCTAAAGTGGAAATTCCAGAACGAAGAATGTGAAAAGGCCATCTGCAAGTACTGTGACGTTTAA
- a CDS encoding nitrite/sulfite reductase domain-containing protein yields the protein MKKTIPEKNAIIQRDGETYLIVPRTPGGFVDPATLRKIADVAEKYGAATLKMTSEQKMAIVGLKEEDIDAAWSDLGMDAGMVAGPFVKGVKFCLGTTYCRKGQQDAASLGMKLEARYRGVKLPYMMKMAVSGCPSSCSEPVIKDVGVMGTAKGYTLMVGGAAGLKPRLADVVAKGLSEEEVLEAVDRVVEFFKEYGENRKRLGTIIDEIGLEEFKKEVGLWEK from the coding sequence ATGAAGAAGACCATACCTGAAAAGAATGCTATCATCCAGCGCGACGGAGAAACCTATTTAATCGTCCCCAGAACCCCTGGAGGCTTTGTTGACCCTGCAACCCTCAGGAAGATTGCAGATGTTGCGGAGAAATACGGGGCTGCAACCCTGAAAATGACCTCCGAACAGAAGATGGCAATCGTAGGCTTGAAAGAAGAAGACATTGACGCCGCCTGGTCAGACCTCGGCATGGACGCCGGGATGGTTGCCGGACCTTTTGTAAAGGGTGTCAAGTTCTGCCTGGGAACGACTTACTGCAGGAAAGGCCAGCAGGATGCCGCAAGCCTCGGGATGAAACTGGAAGCGAGATACAGGGGGGTAAAACTTCCTTACATGATGAAAATGGCTGTTTCCGGCTGCCCGAGTTCCTGCTCCGAACCCGTGATTAAGGACGTAGGGGTTATGGGCACTGCAAAAGGCTACACCCTCATGGTGGGCGGCGCTGCCGGACTGAAACCGAGGCTTGCCGATGTTGTGGCAAAAGGCCTATCCGAAGAAGAAGTCCTGGAAGCTGTTGATAGGGTAGTTGAATTCTTCAAAGAATATGGGGAAAACAGGAAAAGACTAGGAACAATCATAGACGAAATCGGTCTGGAAGAGTTCAAAAAAGAAGTAGGTCTCTGGGAAAAGTAA
- a CDS encoding cupin domain-containing protein yields MKVVEMKSSPEKPNPHNVSVRMLYDTEHAQAVHIELKPGEALKKHITPVDVFFYILEGKGVVEIGDEQEEVSRDMLIESPAKVPHRLLNPGDGIFRVLVVKVPKPTESTRLL; encoded by the coding sequence ATGAAAGTTGTTGAGATGAAATCATCACCGGAAAAGCCGAACCCTCACAATGTGAGCGTACGGATGCTCTATGATACGGAACATGCCCAGGCAGTACATATCGAACTCAAGCCAGGGGAAGCCTTAAAAAAACACATCACGCCTGTGGACGTGTTTTTCTATATTCTGGAGGGAAAAGGCGTAGTTGAAATTGGGGATGAACAGGAAGAAGTCAGCAGGGATATGCTGATCGAAAGCCCTGCAAAGGTTCCTCACCGCCTTCTGAACCCCGGAGACGGTATATTCAGGGTGCTTGTTGTAAAAGTTCCGAAACCGACTGAATCCACTCGCCTGCTGTAA
- a CDS encoding carboxymuconolactone decarboxylase family protein has product MKEHKDLEHKELLESMSEKLGFTPHILEILGELDSESLHKYNRCNKKLLSDGALPAKVKILMALAVVASKQCERCTVVQMQSALKNGATKEEIMEVMDVIFITSGAPAVAACRDALKLLK; this is encoded by the coding sequence ATGAAAGAACACAAAGATCTGGAACATAAAGAGTTACTGGAAAGTATGAGTGAAAAGCTGGGTTTTACCCCGCATATTCTTGAAATCCTTGGCGAGCTTGATAGCGAATCTCTGCATAAGTATAACAGGTGCAATAAGAAATTACTATCAGACGGTGCCCTGCCTGCAAAGGTCAAGATCCTGATGGCTCTCGCAGTCGTTGCTTCCAAGCAGTGCGAAAGGTGTACTGTTGTACAGATGCAGAGTGCCCTCAAGAATGGTGCCACCAAAGAGGAAATAATGGAAGTTATGGATGTCATATTCATAACCTCAGGCGCGCCTGCCGTAGCAGCCTGCAGGGACGCACTGAAATTACTCAAATAA
- a CDS encoding winged helix-turn-helix transcriptional regulator produces MKNCIVYKTMNIVGKRWTIHILLELYKGEKKEKGFNELKRKLSGVTPRILSARMVELESEGLVVKRVDNSTVPARSEYFLTESGEDFIEVIQGIKKWGSKWKFNNSECDRSVCKYCDL; encoded by the coding sequence ATGAAAAACTGTATCGTCTACAAAACGATGAACATCGTGGGGAAACGCTGGACCATTCATATCCTGCTGGAATTATATAAAGGGGAAAAGAAGGAAAAAGGCTTCAACGAGCTCAAACGCAAACTTAGCGGCGTCACCCCGAGAATCCTTTCCGCCCGGATGGTAGAACTGGAAAGTGAAGGTCTTGTTGTAAAGCGAGTGGACAATTCCACAGTCCCCGCCAGGTCAGAATATTTTCTTACGGAAAGTGGAGAAGACTTTATAGAGGTTATCCAGGGAATTAAAAAATGGGGTTCAAAGTGGAAATTCAATAACAGCGAATGCGACAGGTCTGTTTGTAAATACTGTGACCTCTGA
- a CDS encoding CGGC domain-containing protein yields the protein MEEKTKPTKIAVIRCDIVSEACPGVGCFKAFNERKSHFEGYDEEAQIIAFFTCGGCSGRRVYRLLNALKKYDLDVVHLSSCMLMEDNYPKCPHIDTIRKTIQDAGIKVVEGTHH from the coding sequence ATGGAAGAAAAAACAAAACCCACAAAAATCGCGGTCATTCGCTGTGACATCGTCTCGGAAGCCTGTCCCGGTGTGGGCTGCTTCAAAGCCTTCAATGAGAGGAAGTCCCACTTTGAGGGATACGATGAAGAAGCGCAGATAATTGCCTTCTTTACATGTGGGGGTTGCTCGGGCAGGAGGGTTTACCGTCTGCTGAATGCTCTGAAAAAGTATGACCTCGACGTCGTGCACCTCAGTTCCTGCATGCTCATGGAAGATAATTATCCGAAATGTCCCCATATAGATACCATCAGAAAGACGATTCAGGATGCGGGTATAAAAGTGGTGGAAGGAACACACCACTGA
- a CDS encoding prephenate dehydratase: MIIGVMGPEGSYSERAAKLWALKNSPKDADFRYFADIEDAFLAAVKGKADISVIPVENSIEGSVGVTLDLLLENEAVIIGEIVVKIEHCLLSKGEPEMIRVILSHPQGLAQCRHFLKRHFPEAELRSTGSTSHAARLAGEFEEMAAIASSEAAERYGLKILLSSIQDRKENHTRFIVIRAENKISLEQTPEVSGVDAGVDSGVDAGIEGELSLGPCRNAEHELHAEHETGREKAIPSACKTSLIVYLEKDRPGALYELLGAFARRRINLTKIESRPSKKELGDYYFYIDFEGHTSDALIEDALEDIKSKAGTKSKTKTNTLKVLGSYPAFKISG; the protein is encoded by the coding sequence ATGATCATAGGTGTAATGGGGCCTGAAGGCTCGTATTCTGAAAGGGCTGCGAAATTATGGGCTCTGAAAAATAGCCCGAAGGATGCAGATTTTCGATACTTCGCAGATATAGAGGATGCGTTCCTGGCTGCAGTTAAAGGAAAAGCAGACATCTCTGTAATCCCTGTAGAAAACTCCATAGAAGGTTCCGTAGGAGTCACCCTCGATCTCCTCCTTGAAAACGAAGCTGTTATAATTGGAGAAATAGTCGTCAAAATAGAGCACTGCCTGCTCTCAAAAGGCGAACCCGAAATGATCAGGGTTATCCTGTCTCACCCCCAGGGGCTTGCCCAGTGCAGGCATTTCCTGAAAAGGCATTTTCCTGAAGCAGAACTCAGGAGTACGGGCAGCACTTCTCATGCAGCCAGGCTGGCAGGGGAATTTGAGGAAATGGCAGCAATAGCATCCTCTGAGGCTGCAGAACGTTACGGGCTGAAAATCCTGCTCTCAAGTATCCAGGACCGAAAGGAAAACCACACCCGCTTTATTGTTATCCGAGCTGAAAATAAGATTTCATTGGAGCAGACCCCGGAAGTTTCAGGCGTTGACGCAGGGGTTGATTCAGGCGTTGATGCAGGCATTGAAGGAGAATTGAGCCTGGGACCCTGCAGAAATGCAGAGCATGAGCTCCATGCTGAACACGAAACCGGGAGAGAAAAAGCCATCCCTTCGGCCTGCAAAACATCTCTTATCGTATACCTGGAAAAAGACCGGCCAGGGGCATTATATGAGCTTCTGGGGGCTTTTGCAAGAAGAAGAATTAACCTTACAAAAATCGAGTCAAGACCTTCAAAAAAGGAACTCGGGGACTATTACTTCTACATCGACTTTGAAGGGCATACAAGCGATGCACTTATAGAAGATGCATTAGAAGATATAAAATCAAAAGCTGGTACGAAGTCAAAAACTAAAACTAATACATTAAAAGTACTGGGTTCCTATCCGGCCTTCAAGATTTCCGGATAA
- a CDS encoding ATP-binding protein, giving the protein MVKRTIIKIDEEKCTGCGKCVAPCAEGAIQIINGKAKVVSEELCDGMGFCIGICPEGALSIEERYTVEFNREKAEAQPKKKDISIRCFECGAGEDTHYLLPLRHNMESLWVCTRCLPKLIHG; this is encoded by the coding sequence ATGGTAAAACGAACAATTATAAAAATTGACGAGGAAAAATGTACAGGCTGCGGAAAATGTGTTGCACCCTGCGCTGAGGGAGCTATTCAAATCATTAACGGAAAAGCAAAAGTCGTATCCGAAGAACTTTGCGATGGTATGGGCTTCTGTATCGGAATCTGTCCCGAAGGCGCCCTATCTATTGAAGAAAGGTACACAGTTGAATTTAACAGGGAAAAAGCCGAAGCCCAGCCAAAAAAGAAAGACATCTCAATCCGCTGCTTTGAATGCGGAGCCGGAGAAGACACCCATTACCTCCTCCCCCTCAGGCACAACATGGAAAGCCTGTGGGTCTGCACTCGCTGCCTTCCCAAGCTGATCCACGGCTGA